One window of Polyangiaceae bacterium genomic DNA carries:
- a CDS encoding arsenite methyltransferase yields MTVETQDRVRQVVREQYGNVAKGTTQSCAPGCCAVAPSASLALGYSEADLAAVPEGSNLGLGCGNPQTLASLRAGETVLDLGSGAGFDCFLAANQVGATGKVIGVDMTAEMVSKARENAARLEQRNVEFRLGEIEHLPLEDRSVDVILSNCVINLSPDKPAVFREAFRVLRSGGRLAISDVVRLGELPEALAQDVSALTGCVAGAASVQDLERFLTEVGFEGVRVEVNQASKEFIRDWMPGSGVEEFVASASIQATKPGEAKCCEPSCCGGTKA; encoded by the coding sequence ATGACCGTAGAAACCCAAGATCGAGTTCGACAAGTCGTCCGTGAGCAGTACGGGAACGTAGCCAAGGGCACCACACAGAGCTGCGCCCCAGGGTGTTGTGCCGTGGCGCCGAGCGCGAGCCTGGCGCTTGGCTATTCCGAGGCTGACCTTGCCGCGGTACCCGAAGGCTCCAACCTGGGGCTGGGGTGTGGGAACCCTCAGACCCTTGCATCTCTCCGCGCAGGCGAGACGGTGCTCGACCTCGGGTCAGGCGCAGGCTTCGATTGTTTCCTTGCGGCAAATCAAGTTGGCGCTACGGGGAAGGTGATTGGCGTCGACATGACGGCGGAGATGGTCTCGAAGGCGCGAGAGAACGCCGCTCGTTTGGAGCAACGGAACGTGGAGTTCAGGCTAGGAGAGATCGAACACCTGCCGCTCGAGGACCGGAGCGTCGACGTCATCCTCTCGAACTGCGTGATCAATCTCAGCCCTGACAAGCCCGCGGTCTTCCGAGAAGCATTCCGCGTGCTGCGTTCAGGGGGGAGACTCGCCATCTCTGACGTGGTGCGCCTCGGTGAGTTGCCGGAGGCTCTTGCGCAGGATGTCAGCGCGCTCACCGGATGTGTGGCGGGCGCGGCATCTGTCCAGGATCTGGAACGGTTTCTCACGGAAGTGGGGTTCGAGGGGGTGAGGGTCGAGGTGAATCAAGCAAGCAAAGAGTTCATCCGCGACTGGATGCCGGGTTCAGGGGTCGAAGAATTCGTGGCTTCTGCGAGCATTCAGGCGACCAAGCCTGGCGAAGCGAAGTGTTGCGAGCCAAGCTGCTGTGGAGGAACCAAGGCGTGA